A genomic window from Motacilla alba alba isolate MOTALB_02 unplaced genomic scaffold, Motacilla_alba_V1.0_pri HiC_scaffold_34, whole genome shotgun sequence includes:
- the LOC119696597 gene encoding zinc finger protein OZF-like: MQTHPECSQGLQCAPLMCHSSVSWSLSGTQSIPGAAATQGSRSPKLGEAPSAALTARRPGRWKEFRTSPKDFSFPGCGHMEEEEKPWRFRTRRGCKPSPGSCREERAPLSQEGGRRSSQSSELVKKPHGREKPHKCLECGKSFSRSSNLIEHQVIHTGEQPYECEECGKRFGWSSSLRQHQVIHTGERPFECGECGKSFSHNSVLIQHQRIHSGEKPFECGECGKSFRQRGQLMQHQMIHTGERPYECGECGMGFSQKGHLTQHQMIHTGEKPYECGECGKSFSQSSGLRKHERIHTGEKPYECDECGKSFSMKFQLTEHQRIHSGEKPYKCGECGKSFRDSSALIRHQVIHTGERPHTCLECGKSYGWHSDLRKHQRIHTGEKPYKCPECGKRFQISSSLIVHQRSHTDERPFRCPDCGKGFKQNSKLTIHRRIHTGERPYECAECGKSFSTSSILTKHQRRRH, encoded by the exons ccccCCTGATGTGTCACTCGTCTGTCTCCTGGTCACTCTCGGGTACCCAATCCATCCCCGGTGCCGCCGCCACCCAAGGGAGCCGATCACCCAAACTGGGTGAGGCACCTTCAGCTGCACTCACTGCCCGCCGCCCTGGACGGTGGAAGGAATTCCGGACGAGTCCCAAG GATTTTTCATTCCCAGGGTGTGGCcacatggaggaggaggaaaagcccTGGAGATTCCGCACAAGGAGGGGctgcaaacccagcccagggagctgcagggaggaaagagCCCCCCTGAGCCAGGAAGGTGGCCGGAGATccagccagagctcagagctggtgaAGAAGCCTCATGGCAGGGAGAAGCCCCACAAGTGcttggaatgtgggaagagtTTCAGCAGGAGTTCCAACCTAATCGAGCACCAGGtgatccacactggggaacaGCCCTATGAGTGTGAGGAATGTGGAAAGCGTTTCGgctggagctccagcctgagGCAGCACCAGGTGATTCACACTGGAGAACGGCCCTTTGAatgtggggagtgtgggaagagcttcagtcACAACTCTGTCCTGATCCAACACCAGAGGATCCACAGTGGGGAAAAGCCCTTtgagtgtggggaatgtgggaagagcttcaggcagAGGGGCCAACTGATGCAACACCAGATGATCCACACAGGGGAGAGGCCTTAtgagtgtggggaatgtgggatggGCTTCAGCCAGAAGGGCCACCTGACGCAACACCAGATgatccacactggggaaaaGCCCTAtgagtgtggggaatgtgggaagagcttcagccagagctctggCCTGAGGAAACACGagaggatccacactggggaaaaGCCCTATGAGTGTGAcgagtgtgggaagagcttcagcatGAAGTTCCAGCTGACGGAACACCAGAGGATCCACTCTGGGGAAAAGCCCTACaagtgtggggaatgtgggaagagcttcagagACAGCTCAGCCCTGATTCGGCACCAGGTGATCCACACAGGGGAACGGCCCCACACCTGcttggaatgtgggaagagctaTGGGTGGCACTCCGACCTGAGAAAACACCAGCGCATCCACACCGGGGAGAAGCCCTACAAGTGTCCTGAGTGTGGGAAGAGGTTTCAGATCAGCTCCAGTCTTATTGTACATCAGCGGAGTCACACGGATgagaggcccttccgctgccccgactgTGGGAAGGGCTTCAAGCAAAACTCCAAACTCACCAtccaccggcgcatccacactggggagaggccctatgAGTGTGctgagtgtgggaagagcttctccaCGAGTTCAATCTTGACCAAACACCAACGGAGGCGCCACTAA